One Pseudomonas sp. HOU2 genomic window carries:
- a CDS encoding TonB-dependent receptor: MISFKQQLPRLTLAAALAMGLVPQVVFAADPAVQVFTFDIASGPLDEVLLDISRQTGVPISFSQNLVQGKRSSAVRGALGGRQAVEKALLGSGLQVEQSAQGLSVREGEASTPVAAKVSAVAPVTSADYRMEKVTVTGSRIARAQSDGATPVNVITHEEMEARGYKNVYDALATQTQNTGMTQGEDYGNTWQPAASAINLRGLGPNHTLVLINGRRVADYPTPYDGKVNFTNLANIPSAVIERIEILSSGASAIYGSDAIAGVVNIILKKQINGIDVNLKGGTSERGGGDNQRLQISGGGSWGDFDGLFGLELTNRDPIWADDRGFMQSGPLADVGYRRDLSNNRYLGPGCGAYQGTFDNKLLNNAGRCRTDQMYNDYWTIQTQKENYDGYTRGTWHFSDSGQVFADLMYGLDHIQNNTRGPTFTSPDFINQNSGNLERWYRRYGEEEIGGRTSNNSKWTDTSWTGTLGLSDKIADTGWSYDLAANRSEYRSVRTTRYTPLSSIQDFYLGPQLGTRDGYPVFAPDASRLDRPLTPQEWDQFRSNLTQRSKSVSTSYNASINGDLFDLPAGPVGFAGVLEAGKQEYRVDPDDGLNDGTFYGMSPAQSSGGSRKRYAAGGEFSIPVTDTVLATAAGRWDQYKFSGRSEQQKTYNLGLEWRPITSLLLRGSYGTSFRAPDLNYIYQSDSNGYYPAQIDYYGCSQGVQGACDRGRVDYTQSGTPDLESERGKSWTYGFVWSPSRNFDFSTDFWRVEIDDLLTTVDENRLLQQENECRNGTQDINSANCQSTLARIDRNPGNAAIDPNQLQRVRVNAINAASERVSGLDFKSNIRWGAGQYGAFSSALGYTLVLSHFYKESDEAPTQDWRTSRTNYDWRSKVNASLTWDYQKATATLMGIRYGSVTNGAGDGRLSPWTVFNASARYKLNDRASVGLTVNNVLNQIKHDDSAGWPYYPTGNYDPYGRQWWLDVSYHFGS, translated from the coding sequence ATGATTTCATTCAAACAACAATTACCGCGCTTGACCCTCGCTGCCGCATTGGCGATGGGGCTGGTGCCGCAGGTGGTTTTCGCTGCGGATCCTGCCGTGCAAGTGTTCACGTTCGACATCGCCAGCGGCCCGCTCGACGAGGTCTTGCTGGACATCTCACGCCAGACCGGCGTACCGATTTCCTTCAGCCAGAATCTGGTGCAAGGCAAACGCAGCAGTGCGGTGCGCGGTGCCTTGGGCGGGCGTCAGGCCGTTGAAAAAGCCTTGCTCGGCAGCGGCCTGCAAGTCGAGCAAAGCGCTCAGGGCCTGAGCGTGCGTGAAGGCGAGGCGAGCACACCGGTGGCGGCCAAAGTCAGCGCTGTGGCCCCAGTCACCAGTGCCGATTACCGCATGGAAAAAGTCACCGTCACCGGTTCGCGAATCGCCCGCGCGCAGAGCGATGGCGCAACCCCGGTCAACGTCATCACCCACGAAGAGATGGAAGCGCGCGGTTACAAGAACGTCTATGACGCTCTGGCGACACAGACGCAAAACACTGGCATGACCCAGGGCGAGGATTACGGCAACACCTGGCAACCGGCAGCCAGTGCGATCAACCTGCGTGGCCTTGGCCCCAATCACACGCTGGTGCTGATCAACGGCCGGCGTGTCGCCGATTACCCCACGCCCTATGACGGCAAGGTCAACTTCACTAACCTGGCGAACATTCCCTCGGCGGTCATCGAACGCATCGAAATTCTCAGCAGCGGCGCCTCGGCGATCTACGGTTCGGACGCGATTGCGGGGGTGGTCAACATCATCCTCAAGAAGCAGATCAATGGCATCGACGTCAATCTCAAGGGCGGCACCAGCGAGCGCGGCGGTGGCGACAATCAGCGCCTGCAAATCAGCGGCGGCGGCAGTTGGGGCGACTTCGACGGCTTGTTCGGCCTGGAGCTGACCAACCGTGATCCGATCTGGGCCGACGATCGCGGCTTCATGCAGAGCGGCCCGCTGGCGGATGTCGGTTACCGTCGCGACCTGAGCAACAACCGCTACCTCGGCCCAGGTTGCGGCGCCTATCAAGGCACCTTCGACAACAAGTTGCTGAACAACGCGGGTCGTTGCCGCACCGATCAGATGTACAACGATTACTGGACGATCCAGACGCAAAAGGAAAACTACGACGGCTACACCCGCGGCACCTGGCACTTCAGCGACAGCGGTCAGGTGTTTGCCGACTTGATGTATGGCCTCGATCACATCCAGAACAACACCCGTGGCCCGACTTTTACTTCGCCGGACTTCATCAACCAGAACAGCGGCAATCTGGAGCGCTGGTATCGGCGTTACGGTGAAGAAGAAATCGGTGGCCGTACCAGCAACAACAGCAAGTGGACCGACACGTCGTGGACCGGCACCCTCGGCCTTTCGGACAAGATCGCCGACACCGGCTGGAGCTATGATCTGGCGGCCAACCGATCGGAATATCGCAGCGTCAGAACCACACGCTACACGCCGCTTTCATCGATTCAGGATTTCTACCTTGGCCCGCAATTGGGCACACGCGACGGCTACCCGGTATTCGCACCTGATGCCTCGCGTCTCGACCGCCCGTTGACGCCACAGGAATGGGATCAGTTTCGCAGCAACCTGACCCAGCGCAGCAAGTCGGTCTCGACCAGCTACAACGCCTCGATCAACGGCGACCTGTTTGATCTGCCGGCCGGCCCGGTCGGATTCGCCGGCGTGCTGGAAGCGGGCAAGCAGGAGTATCGCGTCGACCCGGATGACGGTCTGAATGACGGCACTTTTTATGGTATGAGCCCGGCGCAAAGCTCCGGTGGTTCGCGCAAGCGCTACGCGGCGGGTGGCGAGTTCAGCATTCCGGTCACCGACACCGTACTGGCCACCGCCGCCGGGCGTTGGGATCAGTACAAATTCAGCGGGCGCAGCGAGCAACAGAAGACCTACAACCTGGGCCTGGAGTGGCGCCCGATCACCAGCCTGTTGCTGCGCGGCAGTTACGGCACCAGTTTCCGCGCGCCGGATCTGAATTACATCTACCAGTCTGACAGCAACGGTTACTACCCGGCGCAGATCGACTACTACGGTTGCAGCCAGGGTGTGCAGGGCGCGTGTGATCGCGGGCGGGTCGACTACACCCAGAGCGGCACCCCGGATCTTGAGTCCGAACGCGGCAAATCCTGGACCTATGGTTTTGTCTGGTCGCCGTCGCGCAACTTCGATTTCTCCACGGATTTCTGGCGGGTCGAGATCGACGACCTGCTGACCACCGTCGACGAAAACCGCCTGTTGCAGCAAGAGAACGAATGCCGCAACGGCACCCAGGACATCAACTCGGCCAACTGCCAGTCGACCCTGGCGCGCATCGATCGCAACCCGGGCAATGCCGCGATTGATCCCAATCAGTTGCAGCGAGTGCGGGTCAATGCGATCAACGCCGCCAGCGAGCGGGTCAGTGGTCTGGACTTCAAGAGCAACATCCGCTGGGGCGCCGGCCAGTACGGCGCGTTCAGTTCGGCGCTGGGCTATACCCTGGTGCTTTCGCATTTCTATAAAGAGTCGGACGAGGCGCCGACCCAGGACTGGCGCACATCGCGGACCAATTACGACTGGCGCAGCAAGGTCAACGCCAGCCTGACCTGGGATTACCAGAAAGCCACGGCGACGTTGATGGGCATTCGTTACGGCTCCGTGACCAACGGCGCGGGTGACGGGCGTCTGTCGCCATGGACGGTGTTCAACGCCAGCGCCCGCTACAAGCTCAACGACCGTGCCAGTGTCGGCCTGACCGTGAACAACGTGCTCAACCAGATCAAACACGATGACTCGGCCGGCTGGCCGTATTACCCGACCGGCAACTATGACCCGTACGGGCGGCAGTGGTGGCTGGATGTGAGTTATCACTTCGGCAGTTGA
- a CDS encoding antitoxin Xre/MbcA/ParS toxin-binding domain-containing protein — MPSVKVPRLTGVKKAEGRPVDLLVNGQNIGDDAFLIVDLTDEGFELNDVVNMLSTSELYLQDDMVKRITGKSVRTVRRLLKEGKTVRLDPQQSVVAYQYALVLEKAICAFGRQSRAEEWLRKPCTYLNGRVPVEFIRHSLGFQMVEQYLGQLIYGVYA, encoded by the coding sequence ATGCCCAGCGTCAAGGTACCCCGATTGACGGGGGTGAAGAAGGCCGAGGGCCGACCTGTCGACTTGCTCGTAAATGGCCAGAACATAGGTGACGACGCCTTTCTGATCGTTGACCTGACCGACGAAGGTTTTGAGCTGAATGATGTCGTCAACATGCTTTCAACCTCTGAACTTTATCTGCAAGACGATATGGTCAAACGTATCACCGGCAAGTCGGTCAGAACCGTACGGCGATTACTGAAGGAAGGTAAAACGGTACGGCTTGACCCGCAGCAGAGCGTCGTCGCCTACCAATATGCGTTGGTGCTGGAAAAGGCCATTTGCGCCTTCGGGAGGCAGTCACGGGCCGAGGAGTGGCTGCGCAAGCCCTGCACCTACCTGAACGGTCGCGTACCCGTGGAGTTTATCCGGCATTCACTCGGGTTTCAGATGGTCGAGCAGTATCTGGGGCAGCTGATATACGGGGTTTACGCATGA
- a CDS encoding RES family NAD+ phosphorylase, with product MNPLPWDEQWYAWRLDAEVYGGTWNSGMGSNLNGGRWNKPGRRVVYASVDPSSAILEVAAHHSFDALDSEPYVLTCFEVISEAKVKIVQPEDVPNPYWLSPAKPSPNQQLFADALLAEHPFVLIPSAATRHSWNLLVSCDLAKGQFRMVSQERFGLDTRLLREMELA from the coding sequence ATGAATCCCTTGCCCTGGGACGAGCAGTGGTATGCCTGGCGGCTGGATGCCGAGGTTTACGGAGGGACGTGGAACAGCGGGATGGGGTCAAATCTCAATGGTGGCCGATGGAACAAACCCGGGCGGCGAGTCGTTTATGCATCAGTCGATCCGTCCTCGGCCATTCTGGAGGTGGCAGCCCATCACAGTTTTGATGCGCTGGACAGTGAACCTTATGTGCTCACGTGTTTTGAGGTCATCAGCGAAGCAAAAGTGAAAATCGTGCAGCCGGAGGATGTGCCGAACCCTTACTGGTTGAGCCCCGCCAAGCCTTCACCCAATCAACAACTGTTCGCCGATGCGCTATTGGCAGAGCATCCGTTTGTACTGATCCCCTCGGCGGCAACCCGGCACTCGTGGAATCTGCTGGTGAGCTGCGACTTGGCGAAGGGGCAGTTCAGGATGGTTTCCCAGGAGCGGTTTGGGCTGGATACCCGGTTGCTGAGAGAGATGGAGCTGGCTTGA
- a CDS encoding TonB-dependent receptor encodes MIHFSPVRSRLSLALLLAINTLPAVAADEPTTQLQRVEVTGTAIRRVDAETAVPVTILRVEELREQGVSTTEELVSRISANQSSVGSGRSVGSSSGGASYADLRGIGPNKTLVLLNGRRLSNNATNAINGSGVDLNTIPFAAIDRVEVLRDGASALYGTDAIGGVINFITKTSVTEGQLSTHYDTPTHAGGGESRNFSGSWGFGDLQDDRFNVFGVVSHDKQQRLAAEDRGYTYNYQPGRGLDYTSGTASPANWSQGSNATNPLAGSGCNAPGLLARNGICRQSLWSYLDLVPETEKTSAFAKATGKLADDHNVSLEYFWARNENRTQIGPGTLMGNQVNPGTAFYPGNGITPGPNGFALDPTQPVDVNWRETAVGARQHEDDNTGQRLLLSFDGSVVGWDYNVGASYNQNKVVNAIEAGYVNDRAVSAGIANGIINPFGPQTAAGQALLAANAVDGDYSTAVGRVKAIDGRVSREIGDWFGAGPSALALGGEYRKEDFHQDFAQFAADVQSLGVDPNASVAGDRSVSAQYAEVNVPVLDSLELSAAVRHDKYSDFGSTTNPKYSFRFQPFKELVVRGAYSEGFRAPSLYELYNPNFTTFTVANYNDPRLCAGGNPSNGGIANRDCAQQFYSRTGGNTDLSPETARNVTLGFVYQPFERLSTGLDFWWINIANQIAEFPESAVFENPELYPDRLVRKPDGSIDHIVTGLANLGKIKTNGVDVSFDYRLPSTPYGNFGIGLQGTYVSRYEYQQQLKGDYIDKLGDFRGGDFSSAGAVARWRHSLTGSWNYGPYGVALTNRYTSGYHDSDRETHDYVGSYNVWDLAGTYTWRKTLSVTLGAKNLFDREPPFSNQTYTFQSGYDPKYGDPFGRTLYTRVNYKF; translated from the coding sequence ATGATCCATTTTTCACCCGTTAGATCCCGTTTGAGCCTGGCCTTGCTGCTGGCGATCAATACCTTGCCGGCGGTCGCTGCCGACGAGCCGACCACCCAATTGCAACGAGTGGAAGTCACCGGTACGGCAATTCGCCGGGTCGATGCGGAAACCGCGGTGCCGGTCACCATTCTGCGAGTTGAAGAACTGCGCGAGCAGGGCGTGAGCACCACCGAAGAACTGGTGAGCCGGATTTCCGCCAACCAGTCATCGGTCGGCTCCGGTCGTTCGGTGGGTTCGAGCAGCGGCGGGGCGTCGTATGCCGATCTGCGTGGTATCGGCCCGAACAAGACGTTGGTGCTGCTCAACGGCCGGCGGCTGAGCAACAACGCGACCAACGCGATCAATGGTTCCGGGGTCGACCTGAACACCATTCCGTTCGCCGCCATCGACCGTGTCGAGGTGCTGCGTGACGGTGCTTCGGCGCTGTACGGCACCGACGCGATCGGCGGGGTGATCAACTTCATCACCAAGACCAGCGTTACCGAAGGCCAACTGAGCACCCACTACGACACACCGACCCATGCCGGCGGCGGTGAGAGTCGCAACTTCAGCGGCAGCTGGGGCTTCGGCGATCTGCAGGATGACCGCTTCAATGTGTTCGGCGTGGTCAGTCATGACAAGCAGCAGCGGCTGGCTGCCGAGGATCGCGGTTACACCTACAACTATCAGCCCGGACGCGGCCTCGATTACACCTCCGGCACCGCATCGCCGGCCAACTGGAGCCAGGGCAGCAACGCCACCAATCCGCTGGCCGGTTCCGGCTGCAACGCGCCGGGCCTGCTGGCGCGCAATGGCATCTGCCGTCAGAGCCTGTGGAGCTATCTCGATCTGGTTCCGGAAACCGAGAAGACCTCGGCGTTCGCCAAAGCCACCGGCAAGCTTGCGGACGATCACAATGTCAGCCTCGAATATTTCTGGGCACGTAACGAAAACCGCACGCAGATCGGCCCCGGCACCTTGATGGGCAATCAGGTCAATCCCGGCACGGCGTTCTATCCCGGTAACGGCATTACCCCCGGCCCCAATGGTTTTGCCCTCGACCCGACGCAACCGGTGGATGTGAACTGGCGCGAAACCGCCGTCGGCGCGCGCCAGCACGAAGACGACAACACCGGTCAGCGTTTGCTGTTGAGCTTCGATGGCAGCGTGGTCGGTTGGGACTACAACGTCGGTGCGTCGTACAACCAGAACAAGGTGGTCAATGCGATCGAGGCCGGCTATGTCAACGACCGCGCCGTCAGCGCCGGTATTGCCAACGGCATCATCAACCCGTTTGGCCCGCAAACCGCCGCCGGGCAGGCGCTGCTGGCAGCCAACGCGGTGGACGGCGATTACTCGACGGCGGTCGGGCGGGTGAAGGCGATTGATGGACGAGTCAGTCGCGAAATCGGCGACTGGTTCGGCGCCGGACCGTCGGCACTGGCGCTGGGTGGCGAATACCGCAAGGAAGATTTCCATCAGGACTTTGCGCAGTTCGCCGCCGACGTGCAGAGCCTGGGCGTCGACCCGAATGCCAGCGTCGCCGGGGATCGCAGCGTCTCGGCGCAGTACGCCGAGGTCAACGTGCCGGTGCTCGACAGCCTGGAACTGTCCGCCGCCGTGCGCCACGACAAATACAGCGACTTCGGCAGCACCACCAACCCGAAATACTCGTTCCGCTTCCAGCCGTTCAAGGAGCTGGTGGTGCGTGGCGCCTACAGCGAGGGCTTCCGCGCACCGTCGTTGTACGAGTTGTACAACCCCAATTTCACCACCTTCACTGTCGCCAACTACAACGACCCACGGTTGTGCGCCGGTGGTAATCCGAGCAACGGCGGGATCGCCAACCGCGACTGCGCCCAGCAGTTCTACAGTCGCACCGGTGGCAATACTGATCTGAGCCCGGAAACCGCACGCAACGTCACCCTCGGTTTCGTCTACCAGCCGTTCGAGCGTCTGAGCACCGGGCTGGATTTCTGGTGGATCAACATCGCCAACCAGATCGCCGAATTCCCGGAGTCGGCGGTGTTCGAGAACCCGGAGCTGTACCCGGATCGCCTGGTGCGCAAGCCGGACGGCTCCATCGATCACATCGTTACCGGCCTGGCCAACCTCGGCAAGATCAAGACCAATGGCGTCGACGTCAGCTTCGACTACCGCTTGCCGAGCACCCCGTACGGCAACTTCGGCATCGGTCTGCAAGGCACCTACGTCAGCCGCTACGAGTACCAGCAGCAACTCAAGGGCGACTACATCGACAAGCTCGGCGATTTTCGTGGCGGCGACTTTTCCTCGGCCGGTGCCGTGGCTCGCTGGCGCCACAGCCTGACCGGCAGCTGGAACTACGGCCCCTACGGCGTGGCGCTGACCAACCGCTACACCAGCGGTTACCACGACTCCGACCGCGAGACCCACGATTACGTTGGCTCCTACAACGTCTGGGACCTGGCCGGCACCTACACCTGGCGTAAAACCCTCAGCGTGACCCTCGGCGCGAAAAACCTGTTCGACCGCGAGCCACCGTTCAGCAACCAGACCTACACCTTCCAGAGCGGCTACGACCCGAAGTACGGCGACCCGTTCGGGCGCACGCTGTACACGCGGGTCAATTACAAGTTCTGA
- a CDS encoding extracellular solute-binding protein, whose product MLSRLILFSAFALLSPIIWAAPQPALTVYGEAPKYTPDFQHLAYANPNAPKGGTLRRSSLESGPFDHLIPYIDKGTGVADIDGWLYAPLAYRSKDEPYSVYGLVAQQMELDADRRWLRFYLNPQARFDDGTPITAEDVRYTFELFTTQGSLKYRQQFRDVADVVVESPTQVRFNFKNNDSRTLPLDLATLPVLPEHWWRTRNFAEGAGFEIPPGSGPYRISAVDAGRSVKFQRVADWWAKDLPITRGLYNFDHLSVEFFADTDVSRQVLKAGGFDYNREFSATSYTIGYAGAALEQGKLLREHLAPGAAQGSQGFVFNLQKPMFQDRRVRQAIAMLWDFEWSNRQMMRSMYLRQRSYFSHSALAATELPDAEELKILEPWRGKIPDEVFTEVFEAPKTDGSGNIRAEQLQALKLLEAAGWKPRGDQLVNANGEPLQFTFLNGQKGFERLLLPFKRNLAQIGIGFDIRQVDTAQYTNRVRNRDYDMIVVGYPVSQAPGREMFNYFGSDGADDPGSNNYMVLRDPAVDALLEGLVQADNRESLLRHAHALDRVLQWGYYWIPNYYPPGISTVWWNRFGRPATAPLYDAGLDTWWEISPTALTATQMQQQQKEYAHVGL is encoded by the coding sequence ATGCTCTCCAGGCTCATTCTGTTCAGCGCTTTTGCGCTGCTAAGCCCAATCATTTGGGCCGCCCCACAGCCCGCACTCACCGTCTACGGCGAAGCCCCCAAATACACCCCGGACTTCCAGCATCTGGCCTACGCCAACCCCAATGCTCCCAAAGGCGGCACCCTGCGTCGTTCCTCGCTGGAAAGCGGCCCGTTCGACCATCTGATTCCGTACATCGACAAAGGCACCGGCGTTGCCGACATCGATGGCTGGCTCTATGCGCCGCTGGCCTATCGCAGCAAGGACGAACCCTATAGCGTCTACGGCCTGGTGGCGCAGCAGATGGAACTGGATGCGGATCGCCGCTGGCTGCGTTTTTATCTCAATCCCCAGGCACGCTTTGACGATGGTACGCCGATCACCGCCGAGGACGTGCGTTACACCTTCGAACTGTTCACCACCCAGGGCAGCCTCAAATATCGCCAGCAGTTTCGTGACGTTGCCGACGTGGTGGTGGAGTCGCCGACGCAAGTGCGCTTCAACTTCAAGAACAACGACAGCCGCACCTTGCCACTGGATCTGGCGACACTGCCGGTGTTGCCCGAACATTGGTGGCGCACGCGCAACTTCGCCGAGGGCGCCGGTTTCGAGATCCCGCCGGGCAGCGGCCCGTACCGGATCAGCGCGGTGGATGCCGGGCGCAGCGTGAAATTTCAGCGTGTCGCCGACTGGTGGGCCAAGGACCTGCCGATCACTCGTGGTCTCTATAACTTCGATCACTTGAGCGTGGAGTTCTTCGCCGACACCGATGTTTCCCGGCAAGTGCTCAAGGCTGGCGGCTTCGACTACAACCGCGAGTTTTCCGCGACCAGCTACACCATCGGCTATGCCGGCGCGGCGCTGGAGCAGGGCAAATTGCTCCGAGAACATCTGGCGCCGGGTGCCGCGCAGGGCTCGCAGGGTTTCGTGTTCAACCTGCAGAAGCCCATGTTTCAGGATCGCCGGGTTCGGCAGGCGATCGCCATGCTCTGGGATTTCGAATGGAGCAACCGGCAAATGATGCGCAGCATGTACCTGCGTCAGCGCAGTTACTTCTCGCACAGCGCATTGGCGGCCACCGAGCTGCCGGACGCGGAGGAACTGAAAATCCTCGAGCCGTGGCGCGGCAAGATCCCCGACGAGGTGTTCACCGAGGTCTTCGAAGCGCCGAAAACCGACGGCAGCGGCAACATCCGCGCCGAGCAGTTGCAGGCGTTGAAACTGCTGGAAGCCGCCGGCTGGAAACCTCGTGGTGATCAGTTGGTGAACGCCAATGGCGAGCCGTTGCAGTTCACCTTTCTCAACGGGCAGAAGGGCTTTGAACGGCTGCTGCTGCCGTTCAAGCGCAATCTGGCACAGATTGGCATCGGCTTCGATATTCGCCAGGTTGACACCGCGCAATACACCAACCGCGTGCGCAATCGCGACTACGACATGATCGTCGTCGGCTACCCGGTAAGTCAGGCACCGGGGCGCGAGATGTTCAATTACTTCGGCTCCGACGGTGCCGACGATCCCGGCTCGAACAACTACATGGTGTTGCGCGATCCGGCCGTGGATGCCTTGCTCGAAGGGCTGGTGCAGGCCGACAACCGCGAAAGTCTGTTGCGCCATGCCCACGCTTTGGATCGGGTGCTGCAATGGGGCTATTACTGGATTCCCAACTATTACCCGCCGGGGATCTCCACGGTGTGGTGGAACCGTTTCGGCCGTCCGGCAACAGCGCCGCTGTACGACGCCGGGCTGGATACCTGGTGGGAAATCAGCCCGACCGCGCTGACCGCCACGCAGATGCAGCAACAGCAGAAGGAGTACGCGCATGTGGGGTTATAG
- the yejB gene encoding microcin C ABC transporter permease YejB: MWGYSLRRLLLIVPTLLAILLVNFVIVQAAPGGPVEQAIARLQGIGVGAAVGGGHVETIGGESRATRGLDPKLVADIERQYGFDKPAGERLWLMLKSYAQLDFGQSFFRGASVTELIWQKLPVTLSLGLWATLITYLVSIPLGIRKAVHNGSAFDVWSSVAIIIGYAMPGFLFALLLIIVFAGGSALDWFPVRGLVSDNFAELSPWDKVADYFWHLVLPVTALVIGGFATLTILTKNSFLNEISRLYVVTARAKGLSQRQVLYGHVFRNAMLLVVAGLPQALVTVFFGGSLLIEVIFSLDGLGRLSYEAAVSRDYPVVFGSLFIFTLFGLLIKLLGDLCYTLVDPRIDFTARTA, encoded by the coding sequence ATGTGGGGTTATAGCCTGCGGCGTCTGCTGCTGATCGTGCCGACGTTGCTCGCCATTCTGCTGGTCAATTTCGTCATCGTGCAGGCCGCGCCGGGTGGCCCGGTGGAGCAGGCGATCGCGCGCTTGCAGGGTATAGGTGTCGGCGCGGCGGTGGGCGGCGGTCATGTCGAAACCATTGGCGGCGAATCCCGTGCCACTCGAGGCCTGGACCCGAAACTGGTGGCCGACATCGAGCGTCAGTACGGCTTCGACAAACCCGCCGGTGAGCGCCTGTGGCTGATGCTCAAAAGCTACGCGCAACTGGATTTCGGTCAGAGCTTTTTCCGTGGCGCCAGCGTCACCGAACTGATCTGGCAGAAGCTGCCGGTGACCTTGTCGCTGGGTTTGTGGGCGACGTTGATCACTTATCTGGTGTCGATTCCGCTGGGCATCCGCAAAGCGGTGCACAACGGCTCGGCGTTCGATGTCTGGAGCAGCGTGGCGATCATCATCGGCTACGCGATGCCGGGGTTTCTGTTCGCGCTGCTGTTGATCATCGTGTTTGCCGGCGGCTCCGCACTGGACTGGTTTCCGGTGCGCGGGCTGGTCTCGGACAACTTCGCCGAGCTGTCGCCGTGGGACAAGGTTGCCGATTACTTCTGGCACCTCGTGCTACCAGTCACCGCGCTGGTCATCGGCGGATTCGCCACGTTGACGATCCTCACCAAGAACAGCTTTCTCAACGAGATCTCGCGCCTGTACGTGGTGACGGCACGAGCCAAGGGCCTCAGCCAGCGTCAGGTTTTATACGGCCACGTGTTCCGCAACGCGATGCTGCTGGTGGTCGCCGGATTACCCCAGGCACTGGTGACGGTATTTTTCGGCGGCTCGTTGCTGATCGAGGTGATCTTTTCCCTCGATGGCCTCGGCCGACTCAGCTATGAAGCAGCGGTGTCACGGGATTACCCGGTGGTGTTCGGTTCGCTGTTCATCTTCACCCTGTTCGGCCTGCTGATAAAACTCCTCGGCGACTTGTGCTACACGCTGGTCGACCCGCGCATCGACTTCACCGCGAGGACCGCCTGA
- a CDS encoding ABC transporter permease codes for MLTLSPIGQRRWARFKAHRRGWWSLWLFLLLFGLSLGGELIANDKPLLVEYQGQWYFPAFKRYTEQDFGGELPFQPDYRSAQVRQLIEGQGGRMWFAPIPFGFDTVNYDLTEPAPSAPSSENWLGTDDQARDVLARVIFGTRVSLLFALALTAASALIGIAAGALQGYYGGWIDLLGQRLLEVWSGLPVLYLLIILSGFVEPNFWWLLGIMALFSWLSLVDVVRAEFLRSRGLEYVKAARALGVDDGQVICRHILPNAMSATLTYLPFILTGAIATLSALDFLGFGMPAGSASLGELIGQGKSNLQAPWLGLTAFFALALILSLLVFIGEACRDAYDPRA; via the coding sequence ATGCTGACCTTATCTCCCATCGGACAGCGCCGTTGGGCGCGGTTCAAGGCGCATCGGCGTGGCTGGTGGTCGCTGTGGCTGTTTCTGCTGTTGTTCGGCCTGAGCCTGGGCGGCGAATTGATCGCCAATGACAAACCGCTGCTGGTCGAGTATCAGGGCCAGTGGTATTTCCCGGCCTTCAAGCGCTATACCGAACAGGATTTTGGCGGCGAACTGCCGTTCCAGCCGGACTATCGCAGCGCGCAGGTGCGGCAACTGATCGAGGGGCAGGGCGGACGGATGTGGTTTGCGCCGATCCCGTTCGGTTTCGATACGGTCAACTATGACCTGACTGAACCGGCGCCGAGTGCGCCGAGCAGCGAGAACTGGCTGGGCACCGACGATCAGGCGCGGGATGTGCTGGCGCGGGTGATTTTCGGCACGCGGGTGTCGCTGCTGTTCGCTTTGGCGCTGACTGCCGCCAGCGCACTGATCGGCATCGCTGCCGGTGCCTTGCAAGGCTATTACGGTGGCTGGATCGATCTGCTCGGGCAGCGGCTGCTGGAGGTGTGGTCGGGGCTGCCGGTGTTGTATCTGCTGATCATTCTGTCCGGGTTCGTCGAGCCGAATTTCTGGTGGCTGCTGGGGATCATGGCGCTGTTTTCCTGGCTGAGTCTGGTGGATGTGGTGCGCGCGGAATTCCTGCGCAGCCGTGGCCTGGAATACGTGAAAGCGGCGCGGGCGCTGGGGGTTGACGATGGGCAGGTGATCTGCCGGCACATCCTGCCCAATGCGATGAGCGCGACCCTGACCTATTTGCCGTTCATTCTCACCGGTGCGATTGCGACCTTGTCGGCGCTGGATTTTCTCGGTTTCGGCATGCCCGCCGGCAGCGCTTCGCTGGGCGAGCTGATCGGCCAGGGCAAGAGCAATCTGCAAGCGCCGTGGTTGGGGCTGACGGCGTTTTTTGCCCTGGCGCTGATTCTTTCTCTGTTGGTGTTCATCGGTGAGGCCTGCCGAGATGCTTATGATCCGAGGGCTTGA